In one Solanum dulcamara chromosome 1, daSolDulc1.2, whole genome shotgun sequence genomic region, the following are encoded:
- the LOC129892889 gene encoding glucan endo-1,3-beta-glucosidase 12-like: MSLLFSLFLILLPLISCNIVYGVGINYGTIGSNLPSPKKVAQLLQSTIFDKVKIYDTNPEILEAFSNTGIDLIVAVENSHVANLSATQSAADKWFTTRILPFIPSTSVVAIAVGNEYLNADGDDHQLLDHNALLQAMQNLHSVLLSRGLDRKIKVSTPHSMAVLASSFPPSSSTFATTLLPIMTSIVALLADTNAPFMINAYPYFAYRDNPSMVNLEYALLGNATGVRDPKGYVYNNMLDAQIDAIRSAINALGFGNRTIEIVVSESGWPSKGDAAATTENARTYNTRLIERAQSNKGTPMSPKDRIDVFVFALFNENKKQGANSERNFGIFNGDGSKVYDVDLSCQFCSNEKFGEKIVSSLSRGPSVWCVAKPHADDKVIQAVLDFCCGSGGVDCREIYENGDCFQPDKVYAHASYAMNAYYQMHGRNYWNCDFKGTGLVTFSDPSYGKCFYSHQ; this comes from the exons ATGTCTCTCCTTTTCAGTCTTTTCCTCATTCTCCTCCCTCTTATTAGCTGCAATATCGTTTATGGTGTCGGAATAAACTATGGGACGATCGGAAGCAACCTCCCTTCACCAAAGAAAGTGGCTCAGCTACTTCAGTCCACAATCTTTGACAAGGTTAAGATCTACGATACCAACCCTGAAATCCTTGAAGCCTTCTCCAACACCGGCATTGACCTCATTGTTGCTGTTGAAAATTCCCACGTCGCAAACTTAAGCGCCACACAATCCGCTGCGGATAAGTGGTTCACCACTCGTATATTGCCTTTCATTCCTTCCACTTCTGTCGTTGCAATTGCCGTAGGAAATGAGTATTTAAATGCGGATGGCGATGATCATCAATTGTTAGACCATAATGCGTTACTCCAAGCAATGCAAAATCTGCATTCGGTTCTACTATCACGCGGATTAGACCGCAAAATTAAAGTGTCCACCCCACATAGCATGGCTGTACTTGCTTCTTCGTTTCCACCTTCGTCGTCTACATTTGCCACTACACTCCTTCCTATTATGACTTCCATTGTCGCGCTTTTAGCTGATACAAATGCCCCCTTCATGATTAATGCATATCCATATTTTGCTTACCGGGACAATCCCTCTATGGTCAATTTAGAATATGCGTTACTAGGAAACGCAACCGGGGTACGTGACCCTAAAGGTTACGTATACAATAACATGCTAGATGCACAAATTGATGCGATTCGATCAGCAATCAATGCATTGGGTTTTGGAAATCGGACGATTGAGATTGTCGTGTCAGAATCAGGATGGCCATCGAAGGGAGATGCAGCCGCAACCACTGAAAATGCTAGAACTTATAATACCCGATTAATTGAACGTGCTCAGTCGAATAAAGGTACCCCGATGAGCCCAAAAGATCGCATTGATGTTTTTGTGTTTGCGTTATTCAACGAAAACAAGAAACAAGGAGCAAATAGCGAGAGAAACTTTGGGATTTTCAATGGGGATGGATCAAAGGTTTATGATGTGGATTTGAGTTGTCAATTCTGCAGTAATgaaaaatttggagagaaaataGTATCGTCCTTAAGTCGTGGACCTTCAGTTTGGTGTGTGGCTAAGCCACATGCAGATGACAAGGTAATACAGGCGGTGCTGGATTTCTGTTGTGGATCTGGGGGCGTGGACTGTAGAGAGATATATGAAAATGGGGACTGCTTTCAACCTGATAAAGTTTATGCCCATGCATCCTATGCCATGAACGCTTATTATCAGATGCATGGAAGGAATTATTGGAACTGTGACTTCAAAGGCACTGGTCTTGTTACCTTCAGTGATCCAA GTTATGGAAAATGCTTCTATTCGCATCAGTGA